In Arachis hypogaea cultivar Tifrunner chromosome 17, arahy.Tifrunner.gnm2.J5K5, whole genome shotgun sequence, a single window of DNA contains:
- the LOC112764004 gene encoding 1-aminocyclopropane-1-carboxylate synthase-like, with protein MLSRKASKDSHGQDSSYFQGWQEYEKNPYHPIQNPMGIIQMGLAENQLSFDLLESWLRRNSNTMALKKDGVSAFKDLALFQDYHGLPAFKEALVNFMTSMRGNKIKYSSDKLVLTAGATAANEILMFCLTDPGQAFILPTPYYPGFDRDLKWQTGAEIIPMHCSSSNGFRITRCALEQAYQLGQELNLKIKGVLVTNPSNPLGTTMTKTELNHLLDFAIDKNIHIVSDEIYSGTVFDSSSTTSFTSIMEVLNERNNNNYNNIRNHVHMVYSLSKDLGLPGFRVGMIYSNNEKVIAAATKMSSFALVSSQTQFLLSNLLSDAKFIKKYMVENQRRLKRRKDMLVRGLRKAGISCLRSNAGLFCWVDMRHLLSSDSFEAEKELWKRIVCEVGLNISPGSSCHCSQPGWFRICFANISEDALHLAMHRMKAFTNSIFSVRLPIIMMRKKSF; from the exons atgttGTCTAGAAAGGCTAGTAAGGACTCTCATGGCCAAGACTCTTCTTATTTTCAAGGATGGCAAGAGTATGAGAAAAACCCTTATCATCCCATTCAAAATCCAATGGGAATCATTCAGATGGGACTTGCAGAAAATCAG CTTTCATTTGACCTTCTTGAATCTTGGCTACGAAGAAATTCTAATACAATGGCGTTGAAGAAAGATGGGGTTTCTGCATTTAAAGATCTTGCTTTGTTTCAGGATTACCATGGTTTGCCAGCTTTCAAAGAA GCGTTAGTGAACTTTATGACAAGCATGAGAGGAAACAAAATCAAATATAGTTCAGACAAGCTTGTCCTCACAGCTGGTGCAACCGCAGCAAATGAAATTCTCATGTTTTGTCTCACTGACCCTGGCCAAGCCTTCATCCTCCCCACACCCTATTATCCTGG GTTTGATAGAGATCTGAAATGGCAAACGGGGGCTGAGATTATTCCAATGCATTGCTCAAGCTCAAACGGTTTTAGAATCACTCGTTGCGCCTTAGAACAAGCCTATCAGTTAGGCCAAGAACTGAACCTCAAGATCAAAGGAGTGCTAGTGACTAACCCCTCAAATCCACTAGGCACCACAATGACCAAAACAGAACTGAACCACTTGCTCGATTTCGCAATCGACAAGAACATTCACATTGTAAGCGACGAAATCTATTCAGGCACCGTCTTCGACTCCTCCTCCACCACCAGTTTCACAAGCATCATGGAAGTGCTGAACGAGAGAAACAACAATAATTATAATAACATTAGGAACCATGTTCACATGGTGTATAGTCTCTCAAAGGACCTAGGTCTCCCTGGATTTAGAGTAGGAATGATTTACTCAAACAATGAAAAGGTTATCGCCGCAGCCACAAAAATGTCAAGCTTTGCACTTGTTTCGTCacaaactcaattcttgctttcaAACTTACTCTCCGACGCTAAGTTCATTAAGAAATACATGGTGGAGAACCAGAGGAGGTTGAAGAGGCGCAAGGACATGCTTGTGCGTGGATTAAGGAAAGCAGGGATATCGTGTTTAAGGAGCAATGCTGGATTGTTCTGTTGGGTGGACATGAGGCACTTGTTGAGTTCAGATTCGTTTGAAGCGGAGAAGGAACTTTGGAAGAGGATTGTGTGTGAGGTTGGTTTGAACATATCACCAGGGTCTTCTTGCCATTGCTCTCAGCCAGGGTGGTTTAGAATTTGTTTTGCTAACATCTCCGAAGATGCATTGCACCTTGCCATGCACAGGATGAAGGCCTTCACAAACTCAATCTTCTCTGTTCGACTTCCCATCATCATGATGAGAAAGAAATCATTTTAA